The bacterium genomic sequence GCATCATCATGCCCATGCTCATGAGCACCGCCGCGATCACCATGTCGATGATCAGAAACGGCAAATACACCATGAAGCCGATGATGAACGCCGTCCGCAGCTCGGAAAGCACGAACGCGGGGATGATGACGTAGCTTGGCAACGCATCCGAGTTGTCCGGCCGTGCGACACCGGACACCTTCACGAACAGCCCCAGGTCCTTCTCCCGCGTTTGCTTCAGCATGAACGCGCGGATCGGCGCCATCGCCCGCTCGCCGGCTTCCGCGTAGCCGATCTCCTGCTCCGCGTACGGCACGTACGCCTCGTCATGGATCGTCTTGAAAGCCGGCAGCATGATGAAAATCGTCAGGAACAGCGCCAGTCCGACGATGATGGTGTTGGTCGGAACCTGATGCGTTCCGATCGC encodes the following:
- the fliP gene encoding flagellar type III secretion system pore protein FliP (The bacterial flagellar biogenesis protein FliP forms a type III secretion system (T3SS)-type pore required for flagellar assembly.), producing MPRKGVIIAAVFLAGHLILAQAAEAAPVGQSPALPLPNVSIDFDDAAGEGDLTAPVKLLLLLTVLSLAPSILVMMTCFTRIVVVMGFLRQAIGTHQVPTNTIIVGLALFLTIFIMLPAFKTIHDEAYVPYAEQEIGYAEAGERAMAPIRAFMLKQTREKDLGLFVKVSGVARPDNSDALPSYVIIPAFVLSELRTAFIIGFMVYLPFLIIDMVIAAVLMSMGMMMLPPVMISLPFKLLIFVLADGWYLIVGSLVDSFYA